One segment of Coffea arabica cultivar ET-39 chromosome 7c, Coffea Arabica ET-39 HiFi, whole genome shotgun sequence DNA contains the following:
- the LOC113698106 gene encoding uncharacterized protein isoform X1, whose product MMGCLSLPLHPVLAYNQENPVKGIQLLTTSFHPCNQQMASITAYTTASSVVCAALMPKASIVRPDSALGKADFKFPARRNKRRNLQGMGSRVCCFLGVSPPSIELQPPNALTSDNPFCGQKVIDTVSSKNAEMQNATEALTKRLVIIDLDPATAKAAIAILGPFLSAFSFLFILRIIMSWYPKLPVEKFPYFIAYAPTEPLLIPTRRLIPPLGGVDVTPVVWFGLISFLNEILVGPQGLLVLLSQQIS is encoded by the exons ATGATGGGCTGTCTATCTCTGCCTCTCCATCCTGTGCTTGCTTACAACCAAGAAAACCCCGTCAAAGGGATACAGCTGCTTACAACTTCATTCCACCCCTGCAACCAACAGATGGCCTCCATCACTGCTTATACTACAGCCTCTTCAGTGGTGTGTGCCGCTCTCATGCCTAAGGCATCCATTGTTCGTCCTGATTCTGCACTTGGTAAG GCAGACTTCAAGTTTCCTGCCAGAAGAAATAAAAGGCGGAACTTGCAAGGTATGGGAAGCAGAGTATGCTGTTTTCTAGGAGTTTCTCCTCCAAGCATAGAGCTCCAACCACCAAATGCACTTACGTCAGATAATCCTTTCTGTGGACAGAAGGTCATTGATACCGTCAGCAGCAAGAATGCAGAGATGCAAAATGCCACAGAAGCATTGACCAAAAGATTGGTAATAATAGATTTAGACCCTGCTACAGCAAAAGCGGCAATTGCAATTCTTGGGCCATTCCTCTCagcattttcttttttgttcatCCTGAGAATAATCATGTCCTGGTACCCGAAGCTGCCTGTTGAAAAGTTTCCGTACTTCATAGCATATGCACCCACCGAGCCACTTCTCATTCCGACACGCCGGTTGATTCCACCCCTAGGTGGAGTTGATGTAACACCTGTAGTCTGGTTTGGGTTGATCAGCTTCCTTAATGAAATATTAGTAGGTCCACAAGGGCTTCTCGTCCTCTTATCTCAACAGATTAGCTGA
- the LOC113698106 gene encoding uncharacterized protein isoform X2, whose protein sequence is MMGCLSLPLHPVLAYNQENPVKGIQLLTTSFHPCNQQMASITAYTTASSVVCAALMPKASIVRPDSALDFKFPARRNKRRNLQGMGSRVCCFLGVSPPSIELQPPNALTSDNPFCGQKVIDTVSSKNAEMQNATEALTKRLVIIDLDPATAKAAIAILGPFLSAFSFLFILRIIMSWYPKLPVEKFPYFIAYAPTEPLLIPTRRLIPPLGGVDVTPVVWFGLISFLNEILVGPQGLLVLLSQQIS, encoded by the exons ATGATGGGCTGTCTATCTCTGCCTCTCCATCCTGTGCTTGCTTACAACCAAGAAAACCCCGTCAAAGGGATACAGCTGCTTACAACTTCATTCCACCCCTGCAACCAACAGATGGCCTCCATCACTGCTTATACTACAGCCTCTTCAGTGGTGTGTGCCGCTCTCATGCCTAAGGCATCCATTGTTCGTCCTGATTCTGCACTTG ACTTCAAGTTTCCTGCCAGAAGAAATAAAAGGCGGAACTTGCAAGGTATGGGAAGCAGAGTATGCTGTTTTCTAGGAGTTTCTCCTCCAAGCATAGAGCTCCAACCACCAAATGCACTTACGTCAGATAATCCTTTCTGTGGACAGAAGGTCATTGATACCGTCAGCAGCAAGAATGCAGAGATGCAAAATGCCACAGAAGCATTGACCAAAAGATTGGTAATAATAGATTTAGACCCTGCTACAGCAAAAGCGGCAATTGCAATTCTTGGGCCATTCCTCTCagcattttcttttttgttcatCCTGAGAATAATCATGTCCTGGTACCCGAAGCTGCCTGTTGAAAAGTTTCCGTACTTCATAGCATATGCACCCACCGAGCCACTTCTCATTCCGACACGCCGGTTGATTCCACCCCTAGGTGGAGTTGATGTAACACCTGTAGTCTGGTTTGGGTTGATCAGCTTCCTTAATGAAATATTAGTAGGTCCACAAGGGCTTCTCGTCCTCTTATCTCAACAGATTAGCTGA